The Plasmodium knowlesi strain H genome assembly, chromosome: 14 region CAGGTGCAGATGCTAATGGCGTAGAAGGAGAAGTCGGTAAAGGAACAACAGTCGATGGAAAGGGAGACAACAAAGTTTCTACTGCTGGAGATACaggaaaaagtggagaagAAACTGAAGGAGGAGCCAACACCACTGGGGCAACCTCTGAATCAgtgaaagggaatgaaggtaACAAGGTCGAATCTGATGATAAGGCTAATGAAACATCAGGGGTCACTTCGACAGACGGAGCTTCCAACGTGAAGGAAGACGGAGCAAGTTCTATCGCAGCCAATGCAGCCGCACAGGGAGAAAGCACAAATGgaattaataaaaaggatAGTGGTTCGGAGAGCGCAGACAGTCCTAATATCCTATACGTAGGACCTCATCAGTCGAGAGCCAGAAGACATGCCATTCTGAAGGCGAAATTTGATAACCTGAACATGGAAAGTAAAAACAAACACCAGGGTGTAAATCTGTATATAAAAAACTTGGACGATGCGATTGACGACCAAACATTGAAAGAACTCTTTGAACCATATGGAACAATCACATCCGCGAAGGTTATGAGAGACGACAAGGAACAGAGCAAAGGGTTCGGATTTGTCTGCTTCGCTCaacaagaagaagcaaaCAAAGCAGTTACGGAAATGCACCTGAAAATTATTAACGGAAAACCCTTGTACGTTGGTTTAGCAGAAAAGAGAGAGCAAAGATTATCTCGACTACAACAACGATTCCGCATGCACCCCATAAGGCACCACATGAATAATGCACTAAATTCTCCTATGCAGTACCCCAATCCGCAGTCCCCACAGTTGCAGTTTAATCAGAACACATTAAATTATGGAAGACCAGTGTTAACTCCATTTAATCAGAATAACCTTATTTCCTGGAGACATCAGCAAGCCGCACAACAGCAAGTTGTTCATCAGCAGGCAGCCCAACAGCAACTAAATTTCAATGCAAATTTAAGAGGGCAAATGAACCAAATGAGATTCTACACACAAGGAGGAGCGAACATGATGAACAACAGTATGaatcagaataaggtgaacGCCCAACTGCATCCAGGACACCAATATCCCAATGCATTAGGACAAGGAAATCCACAACAACCAAATTTAAGTGCACCAggacaacacaacaacaaccaaGCTATGCAACAACAACCAGCGAACAACCAAATGCTGAACAACAATATGAGGAATATGAACAACAGAGCGAGTAGAAATATGGGAGCAGGAAATATAGCGAATATTCCAAACCAGAAGCAGCTACCCATTAACATGGTAGGTAAACAGAACACTTCACAAGGCAGTCAGATGAATCATCAGGGACCACCtccaccacaacaacaacagggACAAGGAtcaccacaacaacaacagacACAACAGAAATCACCTCAACAGATGCAACAACAGGTACCTCCAAATGGAAACTTTAAATTCACATCACAAGCAAGAAACCGT contains the following coding sequences:
- a CDS encoding polyadenylate-binding protein 1, putative, which codes for MLATGTNIMHPSFSTASLYVGDLNEDVTEAVLYEIFNTVGHVSSIRVCRDSVTRKSLGYAYVNYHNLADAERALDTLNYTNIKGQPARLMWSHRDPSLRKSGAGNIFVKNLDKSIDNKALFDTFSMFGNILSCKVATDEFGKSKSYGFVHYEDEESAKEAIEKVNGIQLGSKNVYVGHFIKRSERATNDTKFTNLYVKNFPDSVTEAHLKQLFSPYGEITSMIVKTDNKNRKFCFINYADSESAKNAMENLNGKKITDDGQIDHTYDAKKEEAENANANNGTNNGIATGADANGVEGEVGKGTTVDGKGDNKVSTAGDTGKSGEETEGGANTTGATSESVKGNEGNKVESDDKANETSGVTSTDGASNVKEDGASSIAANAAAQGESTNGINKKDSGSESADSPNILYVGPHQSRARRHAILKAKFDNLNMESKNKHQGVNLYIKNLDDAIDDQTLKELFEPYGTITSAKVMRDDKEQSKGFGFVCFAQQEEANKAVTEMHLKIINGKPLYVGLAEKREQRLSRLQQRFRMHPIRHHMNNALNSPMQYPNPQSPQLQFNQNTLNYGRPVLTPFNQNNLISWRHQQAAQQQVVHQQAAQQQLNFNANLRGQMNQMRFYTQGGANMMNNSMNQNKVNAQLHPGHQYPNALGQGNPQQPNLSAPGQHNNNQAMQQQPANNQMLNNNMRNMNNRASRNMGAGNIANIPNQKQLPINMVGKQNTSQGSQMNHQGPPPPQQQQGQGSPQQQQTQQKSPQQMQQQVPPNGNFKFTSQARNRMEMPNKNANKVNAINNMNVNFNNSSTLTAAALASAPPSMQKQVLGENLFPLVANYHPTLAGKITGMMLEMDNSELLILLENEEQLKKKIDEALVVLQKAK